From a single Terriglobia bacterium genomic region:
- a CDS encoding RNA polymerase sigma factor — translation MTQVDEHSDKILLDRMSCGEENAFPELYHRHKDAIFRFAFRLLGSLEQAEDVTHDCFLSLINHPARFDARKASLRTYLYAAARNLACARLRRSRYETCLSLNETGIAAVSDEPLLHVLGEEIAGEVRKAISKMSPLQREVVVLFEYEEQSLEEIAAILKTHAGTIKSRLHRGREWLRRELAPYFNGGAGRRRGKSNHE, via the coding sequence ATGACGCAGGTCGATGAACATTCCGACAAGATCCTTCTAGACCGGATGTCCTGCGGCGAAGAAAACGCCTTCCCAGAACTCTATCATCGGCACAAAGATGCCATTTTCCGCTTTGCATTTCGGTTGCTTGGGTCTTTGGAGCAGGCGGAAGATGTGACGCACGACTGTTTTTTGAGCCTGATCAATCATCCTGCTCGATTTGATGCGCGCAAGGCGTCGCTTCGAACCTACCTGTATGCTGCTGCTCGGAATCTAGCCTGCGCACGGTTGCGCCGCTCCAGGTACGAAACCTGCTTATCTTTAAACGAAACGGGAATCGCTGCCGTTTCTGATGAGCCTTTGCTGCATGTTCTCGGCGAGGAAATTGCCGGGGAGGTGCGCAAGGCCATTTCAAAAATGTCGCCGTTGCAGCGTGAAGTCGTGGTGCTGTTCGAATATGAGGAGCAGAGCCTTGAGGAGATTGCGGCAATTCTGAAGACTCATGCCGGGACGATTAAATCGAGGCTGCATCGGGGCCGGGAATGGCTCAGGCGCGAACTCGCCCCTTATTTTAACGGAGGTGCAGGTAGGCGCAGGGGGAAATCGAACCATGAATGA
- a CDS encoding FtsX-like permease family protein produces MRMALGAQRTDILHMILREGMLLAIIGIAIGIGGALGLTRVLRSMLFEIEPTDPATFVGVAIFLTIAALAACYVPARRAMKVDPMVALRHE; encoded by the coding sequence GTGCGGATGGCGCTGGGTGCGCAGCGGACGGACATCCTCCACATGATTCTGAGAGAAGGGATGCTGCTCGCCATTATCGGCATTGCCATCGGCATTGGAGGAGCTTTGGGATTGACACGAGTTCTGCGCAGCATGCTCTTCGAGATTGAGCCGACGGATCCGGCGACGTTTGTTGGCGTGGCGATTTTTCTGACGATCGCCGCCCTCGCTGCCTGTTACGTTCCCGCGCGGCGAGCCATGAAAGTGGACCCCATGGTGGCGCTGCGGCACGAGTAA
- a CDS encoding mandelate racemase/muconate lactonizing enzyme family protein: MRVSRRSVLTGVIGAGIAGRATMLGSREASKATAAAPALKDLDSAAAAPVLKLDGLRSPVIIETIKLLKKDKEYFVHVRAKDGAEGISLTNPPRAEYLDHILQQLVAPFFIGKDARDLERLLRELYRWNSNYKMYGLAFWCPQAWVEFAILDMLGRITNKPIGALLGAIVRQEVPFYVASGRRDTSPQQEVEYLKQLLAQSGARSLKFRVGGRMSDNEDAMPGRSEALIPLVRKTFGNAIDIHADANSSYDPPEAIRVGRMLEEIKAVHFEEPCEFDRFDETKTVADALTIPVACGEQEFSHWRFRWMIANRGADIVQPDLYYYGGMIRSMRVARMAQVAKMPVAVHISGGFGFVYMLHFASCVPNLGRYQEYKLGTEAYGRWFDPPIQVKEGRMSIPAGPGVGIKDVATILKGAKEV; this comes from the coding sequence ATGCGAGTGAGTCGACGCAGTGTCCTGACTGGCGTTATCGGAGCGGGGATCGCCGGCCGTGCCACCATGCTTGGAAGCAGGGAGGCGTCGAAGGCGACGGCCGCGGCGCCGGCGCTTAAGGACCTGGACAGCGCCGCAGCGGCCCCGGTCCTGAAGCTGGACGGGCTGAGGTCGCCCGTAATCATCGAGACCATAAAGCTCCTGAAGAAGGACAAGGAGTATTTCGTTCACGTGCGTGCGAAAGACGGGGCCGAAGGGATATCGCTGACGAATCCACCGCGCGCAGAGTACCTGGACCACATTCTGCAGCAGCTTGTGGCTCCGTTTTTTATCGGCAAGGACGCGCGCGATCTCGAGCGCCTCCTGCGCGAGCTCTACCGCTGGAACAGCAACTACAAGATGTACGGACTGGCGTTCTGGTGCCCGCAGGCATGGGTCGAGTTCGCAATCCTCGACATGCTGGGACGCATTACAAACAAGCCGATCGGAGCGCTGCTGGGCGCCATCGTGCGACAGGAAGTGCCATTTTACGTGGCCAGCGGCAGGAGGGATACCTCGCCGCAACAGGAGGTCGAATATCTGAAACAACTGCTGGCGCAATCGGGCGCCAGGTCGCTGAAATTTCGAGTGGGCGGACGCATGAGCGATAACGAGGATGCTATGCCCGGGCGTTCGGAGGCCCTGATCCCGCTCGTGCGCAAGACCTTCGGAAACGCCATCGACATTCATGCCGACGCCAACAGCTCCTATGATCCGCCGGAGGCCATCAGGGTCGGACGCATGCTCGAGGAGATCAAGGCCGTGCATTTTGAGGAGCCCTGCGAGTTCGATCGCTTCGATGAGACCAAAACAGTCGCGGACGCACTGACGATTCCAGTCGCCTGTGGCGAGCAGGAATTCAGCCACTGGCGCTTCCGGTGGATGATCGCAAACCGGGGCGCGGATATCGTTCAGCCCGATCTGTACTACTATGGCGGCATGATCCGCTCCATGCGGGTAGCGCGGATGGCGCAGGTCGCGAAGATGCCGGTAGCGGTCCACATTTCAGGAGGATTCGGATTTGTGTACATGCTGCACTTCGCCTCGTGCGTACCGAATCTCGGCCGCTACCAGGAGTACAAGCTGGGGACCGAGGCGTACGGCCGCTGGTTCGATCCTCCCATACAGGTGAAAGAGGGCAGGATGAGCATTCCAGCCGGTCCGGGTGTGGGAATCAAAGATGTCGCAACGATACTGAAGGGAGCGAAAGAGGTTTAG
- a CDS encoding mandelate racemase/muconate lactonizing enzyme family protein codes for MKTNRRKFISTAAGASLAFTPLCSRGVRAADPHAAPPVAASPALSSRYARLDEILKQPVLKKELFAAPVIIEKLELLRLDNSFLCRVRSRDGAEGISVGHSAMRTLFPIFLDNLQPFFIGKDARELDLILDKVYIFGFNFRYNGMALGLPLATIEFAILDLLGRIANKPVGQLIGKIHNTSVGVYVATEWREKPVEESIELIKKAVAEYDVHALKIKVGGLMFMTTDMYAAGPPGRTERMIPLVRKTFGDDMALYADSNSFYSVAEAIRVGKLLEEHKYVYFEEPVMFDHVDEIKQVADALMIPIANGEQDYSFYGFRWLIANEGIEIVQPDNYYFGGMIRSMKVARMAHAFGKSFVPHMSGGGLGYVYNIQLVSAVPNAGLHHEFKGLRTNVPFECKTSRLQVVDGKIKVPTGPGFGVDLDPDWIKKHQVVKM; via the coding sequence ATGAAAACCAATCGTCGCAAGTTCATTTCAACTGCCGCCGGTGCAAGCCTTGCCTTCACGCCGCTTTGCTCTCGCGGCGTTCGAGCCGCCGATCCGCATGCCGCCCCGCCCGTGGCTGCTTCGCCGGCCCTGAGTTCCCGTTATGCCAGGCTTGATGAAATACTGAAACAGCCGGTGCTGAAAAAGGAGTTGTTCGCAGCACCGGTAATCATCGAGAAGCTCGAATTGCTGCGTTTGGACAACAGTTTCTTGTGCCGGGTGCGGTCCCGTGACGGGGCGGAGGGCATTTCCGTCGGTCACAGCGCGATGCGCACGCTCTTTCCGATTTTCCTCGACAACCTACAGCCTTTTTTTATCGGGAAAGACGCGCGCGAGCTGGATCTGATCCTGGACAAGGTTTATATCTTCGGCTTCAATTTCAGATATAACGGCATGGCTCTCGGGCTCCCTCTTGCCACCATCGAATTTGCGATTCTCGACCTGCTCGGGCGTATCGCCAACAAGCCCGTCGGCCAGTTGATCGGCAAAATCCACAATACGTCGGTCGGGGTGTACGTAGCCACCGAATGGCGTGAGAAACCCGTGGAAGAATCCATCGAACTCATAAAAAAAGCGGTGGCGGAATATGATGTGCACGCGCTGAAAATCAAGGTCGGCGGTCTCATGTTCATGACTACCGACATGTACGCCGCGGGACCTCCGGGCAGGACAGAAAGAATGATTCCGCTCGTGCGCAAGACGTTCGGCGACGACATGGCTCTCTATGCCGATTCAAACAGTTTCTATTCCGTGGCTGAAGCCATCCGCGTCGGCAAGCTGCTGGAAGAGCATAAGTACGTATACTTCGAAGAGCCTGTCATGTTCGACCACGTCGATGAGATCAAACAGGTCGCCGACGCGCTCATGATACCAATTGCCAACGGCGAGCAGGACTACAGCTTTTACGGTTTTCGCTGGCTGATTGCCAACGAAGGTATCGAGATCGTGCAGCCCGACAATTATTACTTCGGAGGAATGATCCGGTCGATGAAAGTGGCGCGCATGGCGCATGCGTTTGGGAAGAGCTTTGTGCCGCACATGTCCGGCGGCGGTTTGGGATACGTCTACAACATTCAATTGGTTTCCGCTGTTCCCAACGCCGGCCTTCATCACGAATTCAAGGGATTGCGGACCAACGTGCCGTTTGAATGCAAGACATCACGCCTGCAGGTAGTCGATGGCAAGATAAAGGTCCCCACGGGTCCGGGATTCGGTGTGGATCTGGATCCGGATTGGATCAAGAAGCACCAGGTGGTGAAAATGTGA
- a CDS encoding class I SAM-dependent methyltransferase — protein sequence MALAAELRTLIHAVDSCGAFLDDLLRRAKLMGFDGFVQTRCMDMTDIPKIFRQIDLLWSEAAVYSIGFSNALRTWASAMSPGGFAAVSELSWLRDEVPEPVKKFFDSCYPVMQSVQQNIRLAENLGYKMLATYTLPSEAWVDGSYDILGPRARSLASHPDAFVRDSAAETVREIEIFESSEDSYGYVFYLLQHP from the coding sequence CTGGCGCTCGCCGCGGAACTGCGAACGCTGATTCACGCAGTCGATTCGTGCGGTGCATTCCTGGACGACCTGCTGAGGCGCGCGAAGCTGATGGGATTCGACGGTTTCGTACAAACGCGCTGTATGGACATGACAGATATCCCGAAGATCTTTCGGCAGATCGATCTGCTCTGGTCCGAAGCTGCGGTTTACAGCATTGGCTTTTCCAACGCGCTGAGGACTTGGGCGTCGGCGATGAGTCCAGGCGGATTCGCGGCGGTCAGCGAGCTGTCATGGCTGCGCGACGAAGTTCCCGAACCGGTAAAGAAATTCTTCGATTCCTGCTACCCGGTAATGCAATCTGTTCAGCAGAACATCAGGCTTGCTGAAAATTTGGGCTACAAGATGCTTGCGACATATACGCTTCCCTCCGAAGCTTGGGTAGACGGCAGCTACGACATTCTCGGGCCGCGGGCGAGATCGCTTGCCAGCCACCCTGATGCTTTCGTCAGGGACTCTGCCGCGGAGACCGTAAGAGAGATTGAAATCTTCGAGTCTTCCGAGGATAGTTATGGGTACGTTTTTTATCTGCTTCAGCACCCCTGA
- a CDS encoding GrpB family protein: MDCVNQRSQFRGERQRLTAGSAARIDNEAELFAEEKARILEALDGRDVAVEHVGSTSVPGLAAKPITDIMVVVPDPATGEKTIARLYRSKSAPAQRCFRE, translated from the coding sequence ATCGACTGCGTGAATCAGCGTTCGCAGTTCCGCGGCGAGCGCCAGCGTCTGACGGCCGGTTCCGCAGCCCGCATCGACAACGAGGCGGAACTGTTCGCAGAAGAAAAGGCGCGCATTCTAGAGGCACTCGATGGACGGGATGTAGCGGTTGAGCACGTTGGCAGCACATCCGTGCCGGGATTGGCGGCCAAGCCGATCACTGACATTATGGTAGTCGTGCCAGACCCTGCGACGGGAGAGAAAACAATCGCACGGCTCTATCGAAGCAAAAGCGCACCTGCTCAGCGATGTTTCCGAGAATAG
- a CDS encoding hemerythrin domain-containing protein: MEGDIGQTSIGQAKEENLLFPTLAHKGIPMQGCPVGALTAEHTLGRVLVKELAEAAEACQSGEPAAKGAVVKSLRGIAALYPNHIWKEDYLLFPMTEKVLSMEEQQSLYQQFQLVEERVGRDAHHRLEQFAERLSASTQAG, from the coding sequence ATAGAAGGAGACATCGGGCAAACAAGTATAGGACAGGCAAAAGAAGAGAACCTGCTGTTTCCAACCTTGGCCCATAAGGGCATCCCAATGCAAGGCTGCCCGGTGGGAGCGCTGACTGCCGAGCACACGCTCGGCCGGGTGCTCGTGAAAGAATTAGCAGAAGCAGCAGAAGCCTGCCAAAGCGGTGAGCCTGCTGCCAAGGGGGCAGTGGTCAAGAGTCTAAGAGGAATTGCCGCGCTGTATCCCAACCACATCTGGAAAGAGGATTACCTGCTGTTCCCGATGACCGAAAAAGTCCTGAGTATGGAGGAGCAGCAGAGTCTGTACCAGCAGTTCCAGCTAGTGGAGGAGCGAGTAGGCCGCGATGCGCATCACCGCCTGGAGCAATTCGCCGAGCGGCTTTCCGCCAGCACCCAGGCTGGATAG
- the ric gene encoding iron-sulfur cluster repair di-iron protein, translating to MKESKTAQTMNTSDRTIGEIVADDYRSAKVFENHGIDFCCGGNVALAAICAQKGIDLAAITGELERVKSEPVERSQNYVSWEMPFLADYIINAHHTYLKENTGQIAAYTHKIAAAHGAHHPEVIEIATIFDKVAGDLAIHLREEEEVLFPAIKRADATRKTGTAPEAKDIETIKNSLNKLGHEHEEIGAAIHTIRHLAKEYAILGDVCNTFVVTYQKLKEFEDDLHKHVHLENNILFPKAAQL from the coding sequence ATGAAAGAATCAAAAACAGCACAGACCATGAACACCTCAGACAGAACCATCGGCGAGATCGTCGCCGATGATTACCGAAGCGCAAAAGTCTTCGAAAACCACGGAATCGACTTTTGCTGCGGGGGCAATGTTGCCCTCGCGGCAATCTGCGCCCAGAAAGGGATCGATCTTGCCGCGATCACAGGGGAACTCGAGAGGGTAAAGAGTGAACCGGTCGAGCGGAGTCAGAATTATGTTTCGTGGGAGATGCCGTTTCTGGCCGACTACATCATCAACGCCCACCATACCTATCTCAAAGAGAATACCGGGCAGATCGCTGCCTACACCCATAAAATCGCTGCTGCCCACGGTGCTCACCATCCAGAAGTAATCGAGATCGCCACGATCTTTGACAAGGTTGCAGGCGATTTGGCGATCCATCTACGCGAAGAGGAGGAGGTTCTCTTTCCAGCCATCAAACGGGCCGATGCGACGAGAAAGACAGGCACAGCACCGGAAGCGAAAGACATCGAAACGATCAAGAACTCACTCAATAAGCTCGGTCATGAGCACGAGGAGATCGGCGCTGCGATTCATACGATCCGCCATCTCGCAAAGGAATATGCTATACTAGGTGATGTCTGCAATACCTTCGTGGTCACTTACCAGAAACTCAAGGAGTTCGAGGATGACCTCCACAAGCACGTACACCTTGAAAATAACATCCTCTTCCCCAAGGCTGCACAGCTATAG
- a CDS encoding amidohydrolase family protein, whose protein sequence is MTSGAPSATSGRTIDAKGMTAMAGFIEAHRHINTGPNEKEQMQALLEAGYTTILSGGGPADGNITLRDHIEKGLINGPRIIPSGSLRLNNSTPETARAEIRKMAGMGIKFTGEIALTPVPGPSEKELEVRRAVVDEAKKAGVIVQVHAVSSRAMVAAIDAGVPLLVHLPNKDWMSKEDAKKLAALGTKILGTVGLGTPVFGVFANDNIARFRDGKPWPESIVDGVRLGKEAGYMPVNARTAWDAGAILGCCTDTTYDPKAGLDQELKTLNPMFSMQDIIKTMGPNTASYTQMSDQLGTLEQGKIADLILLDGNLPEGYWNMLKTKLVLKGGVIVVDKR, encoded by the coding sequence GTGACATCCGGCGCGCCGTCCGCCACGAGTGGACGCACCATCGATGCCAAAGGCATGACTGCCATGGCAGGGTTCATCGAGGCACACCGGCACATCAATACCGGACCCAACGAGAAGGAGCAGATGCAGGCGCTTCTCGAAGCGGGCTACACGACCATCCTGTCCGGAGGCGGTCCGGCAGATGGAAACATCACGCTCAGGGATCACATCGAGAAAGGCCTCATCAACGGGCCACGCATCATCCCGTCCGGGTCACTGAGGCTTAACAATAGCACCCCGGAAACGGCCCGCGCCGAGATACGGAAGATGGCCGGCATGGGAATCAAGTTTACGGGCGAGATCGCCCTGACCCCTGTCCCAGGGCCAAGCGAAAAAGAATTGGAAGTCCGCAGAGCCGTGGTCGACGAGGCGAAGAAAGCCGGCGTTATCGTCCAAGTTCATGCCGTGAGTTCCCGGGCCATGGTAGCCGCCATCGATGCCGGTGTGCCTCTGCTGGTGCACCTCCCCAACAAAGACTGGATGAGCAAGGAAGACGCCAAGAAACTGGCTGCGTTGGGCACGAAGATTTTGGGAACGGTTGGCTTGGGCACGCCCGTTTTCGGAGTGTTTGCGAATGACAACATCGCGCGGTTCCGTGACGGTAAGCCGTGGCCCGAATCCATCGTCGACGGGGTCCGCCTCGGTAAGGAAGCTGGATATATGCCGGTGAATGCGCGTACCGCCTGGGATGCGGGCGCAATTCTGGGCTGCTGCACCGATACTACCTATGACCCAAAGGCCGGGCTGGACCAGGAGCTAAAGACCCTCAATCCGATGTTCTCAATGCAGGACATCATCAAAACGATGGGGCCTAATACGGCGTCCTACACGCAGATGAGCGACCAACTCGGAACGCTGGAGCAGGGCAAAATCGCCGACCTCATTCTTCTGGATGGCAATCTGCCGGAGGGCTATTGGAACATGCTGAAGACTAAATTGGTGCTCAAGGGTGGCGTGATCGTCGTCGATAAACGCTAG
- a CDS encoding sigma-70 family RNA polymerase sigma factor — MSEHTDRELVELARKGDGTAIGELFSRYWRAARASAFGVTAEFAAAEDAAAEAFRQALAGLDSLRDTDRFGAWLRTIVVRNARLGLQSDRRIVGALPVDLFDQNERQDDALERLELGALIQRAMGQLPDRLREAMALFYFEGYDSDAAARFLDIPAGTLRRRLHDGRRQLRSTVEQILQGSKRMNEEREHQIQRFKNLIDNGEIYQALRESLALRPPPKELIGLFIQRQMASASKSQTVNGGMAPREFVRKTAERFARPSDRASDPNHPVGSIATAIRKVLPDFQDWPLNVGEAAARFLTFTGEHRDRLQAVLPPGFAEGRPGAFLRATRAFLHLRDNEPGQSIYQLLQGSTDEQTFRTARKDIRISDALDLTWMVAGSLELRSVQEMLERLSSAILPGAQVRFSTYDEPRYRSALQLQIGDVSMRAAHGGVLADWPGRPQGVDAAHLRIFLEPWATVQSGHAVEFDRLRDLSGSHEC; from the coding sequence ATGAGCGAACACACGGATCGAGAGTTGGTGGAACTGGCCCGAAAGGGCGATGGAACCGCGATTGGCGAGCTATTTTCGCGGTACTGGCGTGCGGCGCGCGCTTCGGCATTTGGAGTGACCGCAGAATTCGCAGCCGCCGAGGACGCAGCCGCCGAGGCGTTCCGCCAGGCGTTGGCCGGCTTGGATTCACTGCGAGATACGGATCGGTTCGGAGCCTGGCTACGGACGATCGTTGTGCGCAACGCCCGGCTGGGACTCCAGAGCGACCGTCGCATCGTGGGCGCTTTGCCCGTAGACCTGTTCGATCAAAACGAGCGACAGGACGACGCACTGGAGCGGCTGGAGCTGGGGGCCTTGATCCAACGAGCAATGGGGCAGCTGCCGGATCGATTGCGTGAGGCCATGGCGCTCTTCTACTTCGAAGGTTACGACTCGGACGCCGCCGCTCGATTCCTCGACATTCCAGCCGGCACGTTACGACGTCGATTACACGACGGCCGGAGGCAGCTCCGCAGCACCGTCGAACAAATTCTGCAGGGGAGCAAGCGAATGAACGAGGAACGAGAACACCAAATCCAAAGATTCAAGAATTTAATCGACAATGGAGAGATCTACCAGGCCCTTCGGGAGTCCCTGGCGCTTCGTCCCCCACCGAAGGAGTTAATCGGTCTGTTCATTCAGCGCCAAATGGCGTCAGCAAGTAAGTCGCAAACCGTGAATGGCGGCATGGCCCCCCGAGAGTTCGTTCGCAAGACAGCCGAGCGATTTGCGCGTCCTTCCGACCGAGCATCAGACCCGAATCATCCCGTAGGCTCGATAGCGACTGCAATTCGGAAAGTGTTGCCGGATTTTCAAGACTGGCCGCTCAACGTCGGCGAGGCTGCGGCGCGTTTCTTGACGTTCACGGGTGAACATCGCGACCGTCTGCAAGCTGTCTTGCCGCCCGGTTTTGCCGAAGGACGCCCGGGAGCCTTCCTTCGTGCGACTCGCGCATTTCTGCATCTGAGGGATAACGAGCCCGGGCAGAGTATCTACCAACTCTTGCAAGGCAGCACGGACGAACAGACTTTTCGAACGGCGAGGAAGGACATCCGGATCAGCGACGCGCTCGATTTGACTTGGATGGTTGCCGGTTCTCTTGAATTACGATCGGTCCAGGAAATGCTGGAGCGCTTGAGTTCCGCGATTTTGCCGGGAGCGCAGGTTCGATTCTCAACTTACGACGAGCCGCGCTACCGTTCTGCGTTACAACTTCAAATTGGCGACGTTTCTATGCGCGCCGCACACGGTGGCGTGCTCGCAGACTGGCCCGGTCGCCCGCAAGGCGTCGACGCTGCGCATCTGCGCATTTTTCTGGAACCGTGGGCTACGGTTCAATCGGGTCATGCCGTGGAGTTCGACCGGTTGCGCGACCTGAGCGGATCGCACGAGTGCTAG
- a CDS encoding VWA domain-containing protein codes for MRIHFFSYPLRLIPMIFLCVTPSIFYSQEKSQQAPRKQTAGDGTIRIDVGLVQTDVMVFDRQGRFVDKLTPDQFELRVDGKPQRIDFFDLISEGEPARKDAGGRLVAPFTPPGRAQDSGSELGRTLLFFLDDWHLSADSLMRTRSALGNLIDNAMGPNDRAAIFAASRQLGFLQQLTDNKTVLKQALTRLRFTNECVEDLQRPPMNEAQAVAIEQKDPDVLGYFVDATMKVEGLNREMATQIVLQRASSLAHLSSQVTTNSLAVLAAIVQSCAALPGRKLFFYLSDGFVLQPQKSDIFYRLRLVSEAAVRSGVVIYTLDTRGLVAYSYASSGPIYAGLERLSGLNEVFANQDGLNALASDTGGRFLKNTNALDAAIVQSLGEASRYYLLGWHIDPRLLQPGQYSSVRVVLRGRPDLRLQARQTKMDLSRLIAKPPARIERPKPDPKEKSAIVKAIEFPWPIDTLPTHLYAGYIRDPAKGHLVNISMQADLEWPPAEAGARANQPVEVMAVVANRDGKAIITLKDSISEPGKSASPSKPGTKPFTHNWVVPLDPGIYQVRVAAHDPNTGLTGSDHQWIDLPRVDASQPVRKIQLGSIFVRARREGDPVAEISADSFDLFAAERRFTTDSRLLFVAQMYNEASYPVNLEFKIYLGNRIVMRNSATIEKPAAPTADFSQIKGDLPLAQLGPGAYVMELTVTDPSTHATATRQVSFLVASY; via the coding sequence GTGCGAATTCACTTCTTCAGCTATCCCCTGCGCCTGATCCCGATGATCTTCCTTTGTGTGACGCCATCCATTTTTTATTCCCAGGAGAAATCGCAGCAGGCGCCGCGCAAGCAGACAGCCGGTGACGGCACCATCCGGATCGATGTGGGCCTGGTGCAAACAGATGTCATGGTTTTTGACCGCCAGGGACGGTTTGTCGACAAACTTACTCCGGATCAATTTGAGTTACGTGTCGATGGTAAGCCGCAAAGAATCGATTTCTTTGATCTGATCTCCGAAGGAGAGCCCGCACGAAAGGACGCCGGCGGCAGACTCGTGGCTCCGTTCACGCCGCCCGGGCGCGCTCAGGATTCGGGCTCGGAGCTGGGGCGCACGCTTCTGTTCTTTCTCGACGATTGGCACCTTTCTGCAGACAGTCTCATGCGTACGCGTTCTGCGCTGGGCAACCTCATCGATAATGCCATGGGGCCCAACGACCGGGCCGCCATTTTCGCCGCCTCGCGGCAACTGGGATTTCTGCAGCAACTGACCGACAACAAGACCGTCCTGAAACAGGCGCTGACGCGACTGAGGTTCACCAACGAATGCGTCGAGGATCTCCAGCGGCCGCCCATGAATGAAGCTCAAGCCGTAGCGATCGAACAGAAGGACCCGGATGTTCTCGGCTATTTCGTGGATGCGACTATGAAGGTAGAGGGCCTTAACAGAGAGATGGCCACCCAGATCGTGCTACAGAGAGCGTCATCCCTGGCTCACCTCTCCTCGCAGGTAACGACAAATTCGCTCGCAGTTCTGGCCGCGATCGTGCAGTCATGCGCTGCGCTGCCGGGGCGCAAGCTGTTCTTCTATTTGTCGGATGGCTTCGTCCTGCAGCCGCAAAAATCGGATATATTCTATCGCTTACGCCTTGTGTCCGAAGCGGCGGTGCGATCTGGCGTCGTGATTTACACGTTGGACACGCGCGGTCTCGTGGCATACTCGTACGCATCCTCAGGTCCCATCTACGCCGGTCTGGAGCGTCTGAGCGGCTTGAACGAAGTGTTCGCGAACCAGGACGGGCTCAACGCGCTGGCTTCCGATACCGGCGGGCGTTTCCTGAAAAACACCAATGCTCTGGATGCCGCCATTGTTCAGAGTCTGGGGGAAGCTTCCCGATACTACCTTCTGGGATGGCACATAGATCCGAGGTTATTGCAGCCGGGCCAATACAGCTCCGTCCGTGTCGTGCTCAGAGGGCGGCCGGACCTCAGACTGCAGGCACGACAGACCAAAATGGATCTCTCGCGGCTGATTGCCAAACCACCGGCTCGTATTGAACGACCGAAACCGGATCCCAAAGAAAAGAGCGCAATCGTAAAGGCCATCGAATTTCCATGGCCGATCGATACTTTGCCTACGCATCTCTACGCGGGATACATCCGCGATCCCGCCAAGGGGCATCTGGTCAACATTTCGATGCAGGCCGATCTGGAATGGCCACCAGCCGAGGCGGGCGCTCGAGCAAACCAGCCCGTCGAAGTGATGGCGGTAGTGGCCAACAGGGATGGTAAAGCAATCATTACCTTGAAAGACAGCATCTCCGAGCCCGGCAAATCTGCATCGCCGTCAAAGCCGGGGACCAAGCCTTTCACCCACAACTGGGTGGTTCCCCTCGATCCCGGAATCTACCAGGTGCGCGTGGCTGCGCACGATCCGAACACCGGTCTGACCGGCAGCGACCATCAATGGATAGACCTGCCTCGCGTGGACGCTTCCCAGCCTGTCAGGAAAATTCAATTGGGGAGCATTTTTGTGCGTGCACGGCGTGAGGGCGATCCGGTTGCAGAGATTTCTGCTGACTCCTTCGACCTGTTTGCCGCAGAACGGCGCTTTACGACCGATTCGAGGCTGCTGTTCGTGGCTCAGATGTATAACGAGGCAAGCTACCCTGTGAACCTGGAGTTTAAGATTTACCTTGGAAACCGGATCGTGATGCGGAATTCGGCGACCATTGAGAAGCCAGCGGCTCCAACCGCCGACTTCAGCCAGATCAAGGGAGACCTGCCGCTGGCGCAGCTTGGGCCCGGCGCCTATGTTATGGAGCTTACCGTCACCGACCCATCCACACATGCCACCGCAACCAGACAGGTTTCATTCCTGGTCGCAAGCTACTAA
- a CDS encoding carboxymuconolactone decarboxylase family protein has product MPAAATPQPSLHHLIPLAIVIACGCEPCAQSAVMRAVKQGTPTADVEQTLRIIAYLKTMECLIRNVGPETVARMEKPLSAAFAKLREFSAGPA; this is encoded by the coding sequence ATGCCGGCGGCAGCGACGCCGCAGCCGAGCCTGCACCATCTCATCCCTCTGGCTATCGTGATTGCATGCGGATGCGAGCCGTGCGCGCAGTCCGCCGTGATGCGCGCGGTGAAGCAGGGCACTCCGACAGCAGATGTTGAGCAAACCTTGCGGATCATTGCCTATTTGAAGACGATGGAGTGTTTGATCCGGAATGTCGGCCCGGAGACCGTTGCGCGCATGGAAAAACCTTTGTCGGCTGCGTTTGCGAAGCTTCGCGAGTTTTCGGCTGGTCCGGCCTGA